Proteins encoded together in one Pseudomonas sp. ADAK13 window:
- a CDS encoding alpha/beta hydrolase, producing MQRFNKKLAWLPRFRIRNRVTPRVIQALLRASQLGGANKLLKHGLQAQTRVVGVGGASVPVRIIRPNGKAKGVVLDIHGGGWVIGNAQMDDDLNVAMVKACDVAVVSVDYRLAVNTPVEGLMEDCLAAARWLLGDCEEFAGLPVIVVGESAGGHLAAATLLALKQWPALLARVSGAVLYYGVYDLTGTPSVRAAGPDTLLLDGPGMVEALRLLTPGLSDEQRRQPPLSPLYGDLAGLPPALMFVGELDPLLDDTLQMGNRWAESEVFLLPASAHGFIHFPTAMSSRVLAYSREWITARLNAS from the coding sequence ATGCAGCGCTTCAACAAAAAGCTCGCCTGGTTGCCGCGCTTTCGCATCCGCAATCGCGTCACGCCCCGGGTGATTCAGGCGCTGCTGCGGGCCAGCCAATTGGGCGGCGCGAATAAATTGCTCAAGCATGGGCTTCAGGCGCAAACACGCGTGGTCGGTGTGGGCGGTGCTTCAGTGCCGGTGCGGATTATTCGGCCGAATGGAAAAGCCAAGGGCGTGGTGCTGGATATCCACGGCGGCGGCTGGGTAATCGGCAATGCGCAGATGGATGATGACCTGAACGTAGCGATGGTGAAGGCGTGCGACGTGGCGGTGGTGTCGGTGGATTATCGGCTCGCCGTCAATACGCCGGTTGAAGGGCTGATGGAAGATTGCCTGGCGGCGGCGCGCTGGTTGCTCGGGGACTGCGAGGAGTTTGCCGGCCTGCCGGTGATCGTCGTTGGTGAATCCGCCGGTGGGCATCTGGCGGCGGCGACGTTGCTGGCGCTGAAGCAATGGCCAGCGTTGCTGGCGCGGGTGAGCGGGGCGGTGCTGTATTACGGCGTCTACGATTTGACCGGCACCCCCAGCGTGCGCGCGGCGGGGCCGGACACGTTGTTGCTGGATGGCCCGGGCATGGTTGAGGCGCTGCGCCTGCTGACGCCGGGCCTGAGCGATGAGCAGCGTCGGCAGCCGCCGTTGTCACCGTTGTATGGCGACCTTGCCGGGCTGCCGCCGGCGCTGATGTTTGTGGGGGAGCTGGACCCGTTGCTCGACGATACGCTGCAGATGGGTAATCGCTGGGCAGAGTCCGAGGTATTCCTTTTACCGGCGTCTGCCCACGGGTTTATTCATTTCCCGACGGCGATGTCCAGCCGCGTGCTTGCTTACAGCCGCGAGTGGATAACGGCCCGGCTCAACGCTTCATAG
- a CDS encoding c-type cytochrome encodes MSIRKSFIASLGILSLVQPSLSFADNVNGKTIYVQRCAMCHGADIKGTGPLANKSNPHTPDLTTATFKKRLSDYPGVIVSSIILRPNGDLIPRTLRENGVKLSPFTWKVQDFRDLNEYMSGVISKSR; translated from the coding sequence ATGAGCATAAGAAAATCATTCATCGCGTCGTTGGGGATTTTATCGCTGGTTCAACCATCACTGTCCTTTGCGGACAATGTAAACGGGAAGACCATCTATGTGCAGAGATGCGCCATGTGCCATGGAGCGGATATCAAAGGCACAGGGCCCTTGGCCAATAAAAGCAACCCGCATACGCCTGACCTGACAACGGCCACTTTCAAGAAGCGACTGAGTGATTATCCGGGCGTTATCGTGTCATCCATCATTCTTCGTCCAAATGGCGACCTGATTCCCAGAACGTTGCGCGAGAACGGTGTGAAGCTGTCGCCGTTCACCTGGAAGGTTCAGGACTTTCGTGATTTGAACGAGTACATGAGTGGAGTGATTTCAAAAAGCCGATGA
- the ptrR gene encoding putrescine utilization regulator PtrR: MDLVQLEIFKAVAEQGSISAAAQLIHRVPSNLTTRIKQLEQDLGVDLFIREKSRLRLSPAGWNFLGYARRILDLVQEARATVAGEEPQGAFALGSLESTAAVRIPALLAAYNQKHAKVELDLTTGPSGTMIEGVLSGRLAAAFVDGPVLHATLEGVAVFEEEMVVIAPLHHAPITRGQDVSGESIYTFRSNCSYRHHFERWFSQDGAVPGKIFEMESYHGMLACVSAGAGLALMPRSMLESMPGFTTVSVWPLTDTFRILKTWLIWRRGTVSQSLNSFVRLLEERGLKA, translated from the coding sequence TTGGATCTGGTCCAGCTGGAAATTTTCAAAGCCGTTGCCGAGCAAGGCAGCATCAGCGCCGCCGCGCAGTTGATCCATCGGGTGCCGTCGAACCTGACTACGCGGATCAAGCAGTTGGAGCAGGACCTGGGCGTGGATTTGTTTATTCGCGAGAAAAGCCGGCTGCGGTTATCGCCGGCCGGGTGGAATTTTCTTGGCTATGCCCGGCGCATTCTCGACCTGGTGCAGGAAGCACGTGCGACGGTGGCGGGGGAGGAGCCCCAGGGCGCGTTTGCCCTGGGCTCGCTGGAGAGTACGGCGGCGGTGCGCATACCGGCGTTGCTGGCGGCGTATAACCAGAAACACGCCAAGGTCGAGCTGGACCTGACCACCGGGCCGTCCGGGACGATGATCGAGGGCGTGTTGTCGGGGCGGCTGGCGGCGGCGTTTGTCGATGGGCCGGTGCTGCACGCGACGCTCGAAGGCGTGGCGGTGTTTGAGGAAGAGATGGTGGTGATTGCACCGCTGCACCATGCGCCGATCACCCGGGGGCAGGATGTGAGCGGGGAGAGCATCTACACGTTTCGCTCGAACTGTTCGTACCGGCACCACTTTGAGCGTTGGTTCTCACAGGATGGCGCGGTGCCGGGGAAGATCTTCGAGATGGAGTCTTATCACGGGATGCTGGCGTGCGTGAGCGCCGGTGCGGGGCTGGCGCTGATGCCGCGCAGCATGCTGGAAAGCATGCCGGGGTTTACGACGGTGAGCGTGTGGCCGCTGACCGATACGTTTCGGATATTGAAGACCTGGCTGATCTGGCGCCGGGGCACGGTGTCGCAGAGTTTGAACAGTTTTGTGCGATTGCTGGAAGAGCGTGGACTGAAGGCTTAA
- a CDS encoding Swt1 family HEPN domain-containing protein: protein MTDLKKDLRDFMFRGIMFESEAGQFQSAGIQVGADQGEAEERLLSEGLSVFGISRRNNALEMARLYAILHCFENEVRSLISETLEEKEGPDWANKLPSKVRQHATSRQNTALTDSWLEGEKSDILGFVDFGQLSSIILEKWIYFEALMPSQHWLKQRMEELEKSRNFIAHNRMLLPSEFQRIYMYIADWNKVIGL from the coding sequence TTGACTGACCTCAAAAAAGATCTGCGGGATTTTATGTTTCGGGGGATTATGTTTGAATCTGAGGCTGGCCAATTTCAATCGGCTGGCATTCAGGTCGGAGCCGATCAAGGAGAGGCAGAAGAAAGGCTGTTATCCGAGGGTCTGTCTGTTTTCGGTATTTCCAGAAGAAATAATGCGTTAGAAATGGCTAGACTATATGCAATTTTGCACTGCTTTGAAAACGAAGTTCGCTCATTGATTAGTGAGACCCTAGAAGAAAAAGAAGGGCCTGACTGGGCAAATAAGCTGCCCTCTAAAGTCCGCCAACATGCTACATCTAGGCAAAATACTGCACTCACTGATTCTTGGCTAGAAGGAGAGAAGTCAGACATTCTAGGCTTCGTTGATTTTGGGCAGCTATCCTCAATAATTTTAGAGAAATGGATCTATTTTGAAGCCCTAATGCCTTCTCAGCATTGGTTAAAACAGCGTATGGAGGAGCTGGAAAAGTCAAGAAACTTTATAGCTCATAATCGCATGCTCTTACCGAGTGAGTTCCAACGAATTTACATGTATATAGCTGACTGGAATAAAGTTATTGGGCTATAA
- a CDS encoding DUF6124 family protein: protein MFKVTPNPPKQPDLKLYQAAERALDHYLNPATESTSDSSALFSVSSGASNETLIANSYETVSSVSALLLDLSDQLTGKDRDVALAIHQLSELSVLLIGKLMDRETPRA from the coding sequence ATGTTCAAAGTAACGCCGAATCCTCCGAAACAACCGGATTTAAAGCTCTACCAAGCGGCCGAACGCGCCCTTGATCACTATCTGAATCCCGCCACTGAAAGCACCTCAGACTCAAGCGCTCTCTTCAGCGTCAGCTCCGGCGCCAGCAACGAAACCCTGATCGCCAACAGCTACGAAACCGTCTCCTCCGTCAGCGCCCTGCTGCTCGACCTGTCCGACCAACTGACCGGCAAAGACCGCGACGTGGCATTGGCCATACACCAACTGAGCGAATTGAGCGTCCTGCTGATCGGCAAACTGATGGACCGCGAAACACCTCGGGCATAA
- a CDS encoding IS3 family transposase (programmed frameshift), which translates to MNTGERRSQRDYTLTFKLSVVDQVEKGELSYKEAQERYGIQGKTTVLNWLRRHGRQDWSQGASIRSKRPRSMDEPDKPLTPEQRIKELEEKLAQANQKAQFFEAVVDVLKNDFGVSVGKKAIRQVLSQGQIQDLSISRACQFMGISRQAYYKRNRACDARARHAQEVMGFVREKRLRQPRIGTRKLHNLMRTEPEVTVKVGRDRLFDILRDRRELVPRRRAYHKTTDSHHRFRRHPNRLKDGPIQVVAKAPEQVWVADITYLPTQTGVAYLSLITDAYSRKIVGHHIHESLHAESVIQAFKKALKQRTTEQRLVHHSDRGVQYCSELYQRLHAKYGITCSMTDGYDCYQNALAERVNGILKNELLLHRPKDFAEAIRMVDESVLIYNNERPHLSLKYKTPDAVHRAF; encoded by the exons ATGAATACGGGAGAAAGGCGCAGTCAGCGTGATTACACGCTAACCTTTAAATTGTCGGTCGTCGATCAGGTCGAAAAAGGCGAGTTGAGTTATAAAGAGGCTCAAGAGCGCTATGGCATTCAGGGTAAAACGACTGTACTGAATTGGTTACGCAGGCATGGTCGGCAGGACTGGAGTCAAGGCGCGTCCATTCGCTCCAAGAGACCTCGTTCCATGGATGAGCCCGATAAACCGCTGACACCCGAACAGCGAATCAAAGAGCTTGAAGAAAAGCTTGCCCAAGCCAACCAGAAAGCTCAGTTTTTCGAAGCCGTCGTTGATGTTTTGAAGAACGACTTCGGTGTTTCTGTCG GTAAAAAAGCGATCCGGCAAGTCCTCTCCCAGGGGCAGATCCAAGACCTGAGCATTAGTCGGGCTTGCCAGTTCATGGGGATTTCCCGCCAGGCTTATTACAAGCGCAACCGGGCGTGTGATGCCCGGGCCCGTCATGCCCAGGAAGTGATGGGATTCGTGAGGGAAAAGCGACTTCGGCAACCGCGCATTGGCACCCGAAAACTTCACAATCTAATGCGCACTGAGCCAGAAGTGACCGTAAAGGTTGGTCGAGACCGTTTATTCGATATCTTGCGAGATCGGCGCGAACTGGTTCCCCGCAGACGGGCCTATCACAAAACGACAGACAGCCATCATCGCTTTCGCCGTCATCCAAACCGGCTCAAAGATGGGCCGATTCAGGTAGTCGCCAAGGCGCCAGAGCAAGTATGGGTTGCGGACATCACCTACTTACCAACGCAAACGGGTGTGGCTTATCTGAGTTTGATCACCGATGCGTACTCTCGAAAAATCGTGGGGCACCATATCCATGAAAGCTTGCACGCCGAATCGGTGATCCAGGCGTTCAAAAAAGCCCTCAAGCAGCGGACAACGGAACAACGCCTGGTGCATCACTCGGACAGAGGCGTCCAATACTGCTCCGAGCTTTATCAGCGGTTGCATGCCAAGTACGGCATCACCTGCTCAATGACCGATGGCTACGACTGCTACCAAAATGCATTGGCTGAGCGTGTGAATGGGATTTTGAAAAACGAGTTATTGCTGCATCGCCCCAAAGATTTTGCAGAGGCCATCCGGATGGTAGACGAGTCGGTGCTGATCTATAACAACGAGCGGCCTCATCTGTCGCTGAAATACAAAACGCCCGATGCGGTGCATCGGGCGTTTTGA
- a CDS encoding YeeE/YedE family protein: MSLSLSATPARKPVAPLLAFAILVLGAAFLQNSVGARQVLLLVVGAALGLTLYHAAFGFTSAWRVFITDRRGAGLRAQMVMLAIAVVLFFPALGAGTLFGQPVVGLVAPAGVSVVFGAFIFGIGMQLGGGCASGTLFTVGGGNARMLVTLLFFICGSLIATHHVDWWFSLPSFPAVSIVKSFGVVPALLLSLAVFGIIAAVTVRLEKGRHGQLETGVTSEHQGLRRFLRGPWPLVWGAIGLALLNYATLALAGRPWGITSAFALWGAKVASGLGVDVASWAFWQMPGNAKALAAPVWEDVTSVMDIGIILGALLAAGLAGRFAPSLKIPARSLFAAVIGGLLLGYGSRLAYGCNIGAYFSGIASGSLHGWVWLVAAFVGNSVGVRLRPFFFAGERPQVALSGC, from the coding sequence ATGAGCCTTTCTCTCTCTGCAACCCCTGCGCGCAAACCGGTCGCGCCACTGCTGGCGTTTGCCATCCTGGTGCTGGGCGCCGCCTTCCTGCAAAACAGCGTGGGCGCGCGCCAAGTGCTGTTGCTGGTGGTCGGCGCCGCGCTGGGCCTGACGCTGTACCACGCTGCGTTCGGCTTTACCTCGGCCTGGCGGGTATTCATCACCGACCGGCGCGGCGCGGGTTTGCGTGCACAGATGGTGATGCTGGCGATTGCCGTGGTGCTGTTCTTCCCCGCGCTGGGAGCCGGCACGTTGTTCGGCCAACCGGTGGTCGGGCTGGTGGCGCCGGCCGGGGTGTCGGTGGTGTTCGGGGCATTCATCTTCGGTATCGGCATGCAACTGGGCGGCGGCTGTGCGTCCGGCACCCTGTTCACCGTGGGCGGCGGTAATGCGCGCATGCTGGTGACCCTGTTGTTCTTTATCTGCGGTTCGTTGATCGCCACCCACCACGTCGACTGGTGGTTCTCGCTGCCGTCGTTCCCGGCCGTTTCCATCGTCAAAAGCTTCGGCGTCGTGCCGGCCTTGCTGCTGAGCCTGGCGGTGTTCGGGATCATCGCAGCCGTCACCGTGCGCCTGGAAAAAGGCCGTCACGGGCAACTCGAAACCGGCGTCACCAGCGAACACCAGGGCCTGCGCCGCTTCCTGCGCGGGCCATGGCCATTGGTGTGGGGCGCGATTGGTCTGGCCCTGCTCAACTACGCCACCCTGGCACTGGCCGGACGGCCATGGGGCATCACCTCGGCGTTTGCCCTATGGGGCGCCAAGGTCGCCAGCGGATTGGGCGTGGACGTCGCCAGTTGGGCGTTCTGGCAGATGCCGGGCAATGCCAAAGCCCTGGCGGCGCCGGTGTGGGAAGACGTCACGAGTGTGATGGACATCGGCATCATCCTCGGTGCGCTGTTGGCTGCGGGCCTGGCCGGGCGTTTCGCCCCCAGCCTGAAGATTCCGGCACGCTCGCTGTTCGCGGCGGTGATCGGTGGCCTGCTGCTGGGTTACGGCTCGCGCCTGGCCTATGGCTGCAACATCGGTGCGTACTTCAGCGGTATCGCGTCGGGCAGCCTGCACGGCTGGGTGTGGTTGGTGGCGGCGTTTGTCGGCAACAGCGTGGGCGTGCGGTTGCGGCCGTTCTTCTTTGCGGGTGAACGGCCGCAAGTGGCGTTGAGCGGGTGCTAA
- a CDS encoding bifunctional diaminohydroxyphosphoribosylaminopyrimidine deaminase/5-amino-6-(5-phosphoribosylamino)uracil reductase RibD translates to MTNPSSNADFMRLALAQGRLALPKCLPNPPVGCVLVRDNAVISQGHTQPPGLHHAEAMALGNVSGDCSGVTAFVTLEPCSFHGRTPSCALALIKSGVEKVFVAMLDPDPRNSGAGVKMLQDAGITVEVGLLAEDAAKDLAEFLVRK, encoded by the coding sequence ATGACCAACCCGTCCTCCAACGCCGACTTCATGCGCCTCGCCCTCGCCCAGGGCCGCTTGGCGCTGCCCAAGTGCCTGCCAAACCCGCCAGTGGGTTGCGTGTTGGTGAGGGATAACGCGGTGATCAGCCAAGGCCATACACAGCCGCCGGGGCTGCATCACGCGGAGGCAATGGCGCTGGGCAACGTGTCCGGTGATTGCTCCGGGGTCACTGCATTTGTGACGCTGGAGCCCTGCTCCTTTCACGGCCGCACGCCGTCCTGTGCGCTGGCCTTGATCAAAAGCGGCGTCGAGAAAGTGTTTGTTGCGATGCTGGATCCCGACCCGCGAAACTCGGGAGCAGGCGTAAAAATGCTGCAGGATGCGGGGATTACCGTGGAGGTCGGTTTGCTGGCAGAGGACGCGGCCAAAGACCTGGCCGAGTTTCTGGTGCGCAAGTAG
- a CDS encoding aldehyde dehydrogenase family protein has product MSQISSQTHALSINPANGETVASYPYETEAQLDAALTRSINAFRNGRNTPVAQRAELLLALASTLRDQAEEMARMITLEMGKPIAQARGEIEKCAQLAEWYAAHGPAMLAPEATLVDNGTAQIEYRPLGPILAVMPWNFPVWQVLRGAVPTMLSGNTYVLKHAPNVMGSAYLMKQAFQRAGFADGLFEVINVTPDGVSKAITDPRIAAVTLTGSVRAGMAIGSQAGAALKKCVLELGGSDPFIVLNDANLDEAVQAALIGRFQNSGQVCAAAKRLIIEEGVVEAFTAKFLEASRNLVMGDPTATDTYIGPMARFDLRDELDGQVQATLAEGATLLLGGHKVEGAGNYYAPTVLANVTDQMTSFKQELFGPVASIITARDADHAVALANDSEFGLTASVFTTDPEKARSIANQLETGGIFINAYSVSDPRVSFGGVKKSGFGRELSHFGVREFCNAQTVWLNRK; this is encoded by the coding sequence ATGAGCCAGATTTCTTCCCAGACCCACGCCTTGTCGATCAACCCCGCCAACGGTGAAACGGTCGCCAGCTACCCGTATGAAACCGAGGCGCAGCTGGATGCCGCCCTCACCCGCTCGATCAATGCCTTCCGCAACGGCCGCAATACGCCTGTCGCCCAGCGCGCCGAATTGCTGCTGGCGCTGGCCAGTACCCTGCGTGACCAGGCCGAAGAAATGGCCCGGATGATCACCCTGGAAATGGGCAAACCCATTGCCCAGGCCCGTGGCGAAATCGAAAAATGTGCGCAACTGGCCGAGTGGTACGCCGCCCACGGCCCGGCCATGCTCGCCCCGGAAGCCACCCTGGTGGACAACGGCACCGCCCAGATCGAATATCGCCCGCTGGGCCCGATCCTCGCCGTGATGCCGTGGAACTTCCCGGTATGGCAAGTGCTGCGCGGCGCCGTGCCGACCATGCTCAGCGGCAACACCTACGTGCTCAAACACGCGCCTAACGTGATGGGCAGCGCGTACCTGATGAAACAAGCCTTCCAGCGCGCCGGCTTCGCCGATGGCCTGTTCGAAGTGATCAACGTCACCCCGGACGGCGTGTCCAAAGCCATCACCGACCCGCGCATCGCCGCCGTCACCCTCACCGGCAGCGTGCGTGCCGGCATGGCCATCGGCTCCCAGGCCGGTGCCGCGCTGAAGAAATGTGTACTGGAACTGGGCGGCTCCGACCCGTTCATCGTGCTCAACGACGCCAACCTCGACGAAGCCGTGCAAGCCGCCCTGATCGGTCGCTTCCAGAACTCCGGCCAGGTGTGCGCCGCCGCCAAGCGCCTGATCATCGAAGAAGGCGTGGTGGAAGCCTTCACCGCCAAATTCCTCGAAGCCAGCCGCAACCTGGTGATGGGTGACCCAACCGCCACCGACACCTACATCGGCCCGATGGCCCGCTTCGACCTGCGGGACGAACTCGACGGCCAGGTCCAGGCCACCCTGGCCGAAGGCGCCACCCTGCTGCTGGGCGGCCATAAAGTCGAAGGCGCGGGCAACTACTACGCCCCCACCGTGCTGGCCAACGTCACCGACCAGATGACCTCGTTCAAACAGGAACTGTTCGGGCCGGTCGCCTCCATCATCACCGCCCGCGATGCGGACCATGCCGTGGCCCTGGCCAACGACAGCGAGTTCGGCCTCACCGCCAGCGTGTTCACCACCGATCCGGAAAAGGCGCGCAGCATTGCCAACCAACTGGAAACCGGCGGCATCTTCATCAACGCCTACAGCGTGTCCGATCCTCGGGTCTCGTTTGGTGGCGTGAAAAAGAGCGGCTTCGGGCGGGAGTTGTCGCACTTCGGCGTACGGGAATTCTGCAACGCGCAGACAGTGTGGCTTAACCGCAAGTAA
- a CDS encoding O-methyltransferase, with protein MNTLTSAPMAALIERLYTQADAVSSPAFTTMPHEERNRLMHSKTEYLEFYGQLKDLWLPVSRDTGTLLYMLARSAKARAIIEFGTSFGLSTLHLAAALRDNGGGTLITSEFEPSKIVLAREHLVQGGVSDLVDIREGDALVTLASGLPDSVDLLLLDGAKALYGDVLSLVESRLKPGALIVADNTNYCPDYLARVRSPAHGYLSVPIGDDVELSVRLG; from the coding sequence ATGAATACCCTTACCTCAGCCCCGATGGCGGCCCTGATTGAACGACTGTACACACAGGCCGATGCCGTCTCGAGCCCTGCTTTCACCACCATGCCCCACGAAGAACGCAACCGCCTGATGCACAGCAAGACTGAATACCTCGAATTCTACGGCCAGCTGAAAGACCTGTGGCTGCCGGTCTCCCGCGACACCGGCACCCTGCTTTACATGCTGGCACGCAGCGCAAAAGCCCGAGCCATCATCGAGTTCGGCACCTCGTTCGGCCTGTCCACCCTGCACCTGGCAGCCGCCCTGCGGGACAACGGCGGCGGCACGCTGATCACCAGCGAGTTCGAACCGTCGAAGATCGTCCTGGCGCGGGAGCACCTGGTGCAAGGCGGCGTGAGCGACCTGGTGGATATTCGCGAAGGTGATGCCCTGGTCACACTCGCGAGCGGCCTGCCCGACAGCGTCGACCTGCTGCTGCTCGACGGCGCCAAGGCGCTGTATGGCGATGTACTCAGCCTGGTGGAAAGCCGCCTCAAGCCCGGCGCGTTGATCGTCGCCGACAACACCAACTACTGCCCCGACTACCTGGCCCGCGTGCGCTCCCCGGCACACGGCTACCTGTCGGTGCCGATCGGCGACGACGTCGAGCTTTCCGTACGTCTGGGCTAA
- a CDS encoding TetR family transcriptional regulator: protein MTDRQTSQISSRKEPKQARSTELVSAILEAAIQVLAKEGASRFTTARVAEKAGVSVGSVYQYFPNKAAILFRLQTDEWQQTSQMLSRILEDVSQPPLERLRTLVHAFIRSECDEAQMRVALSDAAPLYRDAPEAHEVRAEGQNIFQTFMFELLPQVPDATRLLACDLIATTFSSVAKEFSGSPRTEVQIIAYADAMADMFSAYVTVLNQSGR, encoded by the coding sequence ATGACCGACCGCCAGACCTCGCAGATTTCCTCACGCAAAGAGCCCAAACAGGCGCGATCCACCGAGTTGGTGTCGGCCATTCTGGAAGCGGCTATTCAGGTTTTGGCCAAGGAAGGCGCCAGCCGTTTCACCACGGCACGGGTCGCGGAAAAGGCCGGCGTCAGTGTGGGCTCGGTGTACCAGTATTTCCCCAACAAGGCGGCCATCCTGTTCCGGTTGCAGACGGATGAGTGGCAGCAAACCTCGCAAATGCTCAGCCGGATCCTGGAGGACGTGAGTCAACCGCCTCTTGAGCGGCTGCGCACCCTGGTGCATGCGTTTATTCGTTCGGAATGTGATGAGGCGCAGATGCGGGTCGCCCTGAGCGATGCGGCACCGCTTTACCGTGACGCGCCGGAGGCCCATGAGGTTCGGGCGGAGGGACAAAACATCTTCCAGACGTTCATGTTTGAATTACTGCCGCAGGTGCCGGACGCCACTCGCCTACTGGCGTGCGATTTGATCGCTACCACCTTCAGTTCGGTGGCAAAGGAGTTCTCGGGAAGCCCGCGCACCGAGGTGCAAATCATTGCCTACGCGGACGCGATGGCGGATATGTTCAGTGCGTATGTGACGGTGCTTAACCAATCTGGCCGCTAG
- a CDS encoding DUF3800 domain-containing protein — MHIVIDDTYGPENSPQSKYVTGKRKTHVAVAFPDEEVDYVRREIKGCLDVIQQRHNIPAKEFHFVDIYNKNGPWKHLEGMKNLAIFEAFASIYKHYKWATHIQTVDDRTLADHKISGILGKVDKLDLSKRSDLSLALLLIKIKTRYPEGPLTLIMDEGKGKAGTPFGQSFFSGRTTHVIGTYQSSESEPLLQIADFLAFCINRSTYLGIKEKRTDTDNSFISLVSSMEINSIDLRIAKVNIDFSAQDVDALHYQDRIEKKLET, encoded by the coding sequence ATGCACATAGTCATCGATGATACATACGGCCCCGAGAACTCGCCGCAATCAAAGTATGTAACGGGCAAACGTAAAACTCACGTCGCTGTTGCGTTCCCAGATGAGGAGGTTGATTATGTGCGGAGAGAAATCAAAGGTTGTCTTGACGTCATCCAACAAAGACACAACATCCCAGCAAAAGAATTTCACTTCGTAGATATATACAATAAGAATGGACCGTGGAAGCATCTTGAAGGAATGAAAAACCTTGCTATTTTCGAAGCGTTCGCCTCAATATACAAACACTACAAATGGGCTACTCACATCCAAACCGTCGATGACAGGACGCTTGCCGACCATAAGATTTCTGGTATCTTGGGTAAAGTGGATAAACTTGATCTTTCAAAACGCTCAGATCTCTCTCTTGCACTTCTACTTATAAAAATCAAAACCCGATATCCTGAAGGTCCGCTAACATTGATCATGGACGAAGGAAAAGGGAAAGCAGGCACTCCATTCGGGCAAAGCTTTTTCTCAGGCAGGACCACTCACGTTATAGGTACCTACCAATCTTCAGAGTCCGAACCGCTACTGCAAATAGCAGACTTCTTGGCATTCTGTATAAACAGATCCACGTATTTAGGAATTAAGGAAAAGCGCACTGATACCGACAACTCTTTTATCAGCCTTGTCTCTAGCATGGAAATAAATAGCATCGATCTCCGCATTGCAAAAGTAAACATCGACTTTTCCGCACAAGATGTAGACGCACTTCATTACCAAGACAGGATTGAAAAGAAACTTGAAACGTAA
- the tspO gene encoding tryptophan-rich sensory protein TspO yields MTLCIFLLACAAAASTGIIFKPGEWYATLVKPGFTPPNWLFPVAWSIIYLLLAWAGYRLTLIPGSEIVLALWAAQIALNTLWTPVFFGAHRILAGMVILALLWLVVAAMVLLTVRLDLITGLILFPYLVWLSIAAALNFSILRNNR; encoded by the coding sequence CTGACGTTGTGCATTTTTCTTCTGGCCTGCGCCGCCGCCGCGAGCACCGGCATTATCTTCAAACCGGGCGAGTGGTACGCCACCCTCGTCAAACCCGGCTTCACCCCACCCAACTGGCTGTTCCCGGTCGCCTGGTCGATCATCTACCTGCTGCTGGCCTGGGCCGGCTACCGCCTGACGCTGATCCCCGGCAGCGAAATCGTGCTGGCGCTATGGGCCGCGCAGATTGCGCTGAATACCCTGTGGACGCCCGTGTTCTTCGGCGCCCACCGCATTCTCGCGGGCATGGTGATTCTCGCGCTGCTGTGGCTGGTGGTCGCCGCCATGGTGCTGCTGACCGTGCGGCTGGACCTGATCACCGGGCTGATTCTGTTCCCTTACCTCGTGTGGCTCAGCATTGCGGCTGCGTTGAATTTTTCCATCTTGCGCAATAATCGCTGA